The Pseudomonas putida nucleotide sequence TCTCTCGTTCTATCGGCAATCAGCCTTATAGCTGCATGCTGGCACATTGATGGTGAGCTTGCCCGAGGTGTTGTCAGAAAATCAACGCCAATCCGTCGGCGGCGCCTGGCGGCACCTTCCATATGGACCGAAGTCATTGATTTAAATAAATTTCTACAAAAGGGTTGACGGCCCTTCGAACCATCCATAGAATGCGCGCCACTTGCAGCGTAAAGCACACAGCGAAACGCAGCAGGGAGTGAAAGCAGGCAGTAATGCCAGCAGCGTGTCCCCTTCGTCTAGTGGCCTAGGACACCGCCCTTTCACGGCGGTAACAGGGGTTCGAGTCCCCTAGGGGACGCCAATTTGCGGGAATAGCTCAGTTGGTAGAGCACGACCTTGCCAAGGTCGGGGTCGCGAGTTCGAGTCTCGTTTCCCGCTCCAAATTCTCCGGCAACGCTTAACGGCGGGGCAGGAAATAAAAATCCAGTCTGGATCGTGAGGTTCAGGTCCTGGTGCACTGAAAAGTGTTGTGTGTCCCCTTCGTCTAGTGGCCTAGGACACCGCCCTTTCACGGCGGTAACAGGGGTTCGAGTCCCCTAGGGGACGCCAAATGCGGGAATAGCTCAGTTGGTAGAGCACGACCTTGCCAAGGTCGGGGTCGCGAGTTCGAGTCTCGTTTCCCGCTCCAGTTTAAATACTGTGGCGTTCGCACGGTGCAGTGGTGGTGAAGGTCGTAAAGGCGCTTCACGCCGATTAGCGGTAAAGCTTCAAATTGCGGGAATAGCTCAGTTGGTAGAGCACGACCTTGCCAAGGTCGGGGTCGCGAGTTCGAGTCTCGTTTCCCGCTCCAAATCGAAGAACGAAGAAAGGGACGAAAGTCCCTTTCTTCGTTTTTGTCTATCTGTAATCAGCTTTTACTAAGGCGCCCTATTGCAGGGCGCCTATGGCTTGCTCAACGGTAGCTGACGGTAAAGCTCAGTGCAGCCTTTGCCAGGCCAGGCGTTACTGTCGGGTCGAGTTGATAGTAGCGTGCCTTGAACTCCAGTTGTGTCACGGGAAGTTGCAGACGTTTGACCGATACGGCTTCTTCAAGCGGTAACTCGCGGCCGTCTCCGTGCAGAATTTGAATACCAAAACCTGCGGCAGTAGAACCCGTGCCCAGGCTGAAAATACCCCGCTTGGCGTCCAGCGCCATTGAGCCTTTGGTACCCTGCAGTTCTATATGTGCGTAGGCGGTGGGTGCCGTGCTGTGGTCATCGCAATCACTTAGCCGAATGCTGAAATCCTTTTCACTGCTGGTTATTGGCCCGGGGCCGGTGAAGTCGGCCAGTTCGCGATCGTCGAATGTTACCGGGTCTTCGCTGACAGGGTTGGCCAACAATGTGCATTGCGCCTGCTTAACCCGGGCTTGGAGCGTGAAGTCCATGACCTTGCCCTTGTCGTTGGTAGCGCCGCGGAACATTTCTTTATCGACAAATTGGTCGCCTGTGGCAATCGGGCCGGTCTTGACCAATCTCACCCTGCCGAAGAGCTGCTTGAGTGGTGCTGCGAACCCTGTACTCCCGCGCATGCTGCCATTGTAAGGGATGGTCTGGGTGGCGTCGTCCGAGGTAAAGGTATTTGAGCTGCTCCCGTCGAAGGGGAACCCCAGGCTGATGATAGCGCCGATACCGTCGACGTTGGTGCGCAGCACGCTTTCGCTAGGGCGCTGACCACGAACAGGTACGCCCACGGCTATGGCCGTGGAAGCGGGCATACTGATCGTGGTAGGGAGGGGGGGCTCGTTGAAGCACTCCATTTGGCTATTGTTGCGGTTAGTAATCACGAAAGTTCGGTTGGCAATCTCATACCCTATTTCGGCGTCACGTGGCACCCACAAGGTTTGCCCGTCAAAGTCATACAGGAAGGGCAGGTTGGCGGGGCCCTCTGTCCATTCGCATCTGGCCTGCACCTCGCCGCAAAGCAGCCCGAGAGCCAGGGCACAGGCAACTGCGGCCATGGGGCGCGGTGCCAAGCATCCGATTGTGCTCATGAAGTCTGTTCCTGTTTGTTCATGCCGGTTTCGTCTGTGATGGGTTCATGGTGGGGTTGGCAGGTGAGCGTTTGCACGCGATAGCCATTGACCTTGGGTATATCGTCGGGGGTAACTGTTACCTGGCACTCGCGAGTAGTCTGGTCTACCCACTGTGCGCGCAGTTGCTGTGGGCCTGGTACATCGCTGGCGACCAGTGCCTGGCCGGCTTGCCCGACCACTGCCAGGGCCTGCCCTTGAGCGTTGGTTACTTGCGTGCCGAACGGCAGTGGGCGCCCGTCGGGCAACTGCAGAGTCAGGACCATGCGCATGACTTGCCGGTTGTGGAAGCTGGCCATGACGATCGCGCCACGGCGCGGCACTACTTGCTGTGTAGCGTTGTCGATGATGGTTTCCGGGGACAGGTCGTCGGTGTTCAGTACCAGCGAATTCAACCTGTAGGGGCGCAAGCTTGGCGCCAGCAGGTAACCCTGCGCATTGGCCTGGCTCGACGACCCTGTGTCGAGCTGGATGCCGGCTACGTTGGGCACGTGGACCAACGCGCTGGTTTCGCCCAGGTACGGGCCCAGCACAATGCCGGAGCCATGGGCCAGCAGTGCGCCACTGGCGTTAAGCGATACGCTGCGATAGCCGGCCCCTTGGGTGTAGCCGGCGCCGTAGCTGGCGTTGGCTCCTTGGTAGGCAAGTGACAACGCACCACTGGTGTTGTTTTGCTGGTCAGTGCTCAGCGACGCCTGATAGCCAAGCCGGTTGTTCATCAGCCCACCATTCAGACTGGCCCGCTCGCTGTAGCGGCCATTATGGCGCTGCAGGTCGAAACTGGTGCTGTGGCGGCGGCCGAAATCCAGTGGCAATGACAGGCTCAGGCCGAACAGGCGGCTGTCGCCGGCGTTACTAGCCAGCGCCTGGGAGGCGAACAGATTGATGCTCAGGT carries:
- a CDS encoding fimbrial protein — its product is MSTIGCLAPRPMAAVACALALGLLCGEVQARCEWTEGPANLPFLYDFDGQTLWVPRDAEIGYEIANRTFVITNRNNSQMECFNEPPLPTTISMPASTAIAVGVPVRGQRPSESVLRTNVDGIGAIISLGFPFDGSSSNTFTSDDATQTIPYNGSMRGSTGFAAPLKQLFGRVRLVKTGPIATGDQFVDKEMFRGATNDKGKVMDFTLQARVKQAQCTLLANPVSEDPVTFDDRELADFTGPGPITSSEKDFSIRLSDCDDHSTAPTAYAHIELQGTKGSMALDAKRGIFSLGTGSTAAGFGIQILHGDGRELPLEEAVSVKRLQLPVTQLEFKARYYQLDPTVTPGLAKAALSFTVSYR